In Flavobacterium praedii, the DNA window ATTTTTTGAGAAACGAGTACTGTTTTGTTACCAATACCTTCCATCGTACCATCAACATATTTTTTGTCGAATTTGGCAATGGGAGTTGAAATGAGGTTGAAAATAATTTTTTTGGTAACGAACATATATATTTCGTCAAAATAAAATTTATGATACGTCCATTTATAAAACACTCCAAATCCACTGGCAAACTTTTGGGCCAAATCATTTTCTTTTTTATAGAAGACCCAAGCCAAAATAATACCTGTCAATCCAGTACCTACTGCTACAGCTGCTAATGTGTAATCCAAATGCCCTTCAAACCCAATTTTGTCGGCAGTTACAAATTCGCTAAAAGGTATAAAACCTGCTACAATACTCATAAAGGCCAAGAACAATAAAGGAAATGCCATTGACATTGGTGATTCATGAGGCGTGTGTTTGTATTGGGTTTCTTTGCCCCAAAATATTCCAAAATAAAGGCGGAACATATAAAAAGCGGTTAATCCCGCCACGAAAAGGCCAACAAAATAAAGCAATTGATTTTTTTCGAAAGCAGCAACCAAGATTTCGTCTTTACTCCAAAAACCTGCAAATGGTGGAACTCCTGCTATTGCCAGTGCTGCAATCAAAAACGTAATATTGGTAATGGGCATATACTTGCGTAATCCTCCCATATCTTTTAAATAATTGCTATGAACAGCGTGAATCACAGAACCTGCTCCTAAGAATAACAAGGCTTTGAACATGGCATGTGTAAACAGATGAAACATGGATGCCATATACCCAACACCTTCGTGACCGTTGTAACCAGAAACTCCCAACGCCAGCATCATATACCCAATTTGAGACATAGTTGAAAATGCTAAAACTCGTTTAATATCCGTTTGAGTAATGGCGATTATTGCTGCAAACAAAGAAGAAAATGCGCCGACATAAGCCACAACATTCAAAGCAAATCCATTTTCTACGAAATAATACATTGGAAATAATCGAGCCACCAAAAAAACACCCGCCACAACCATTGTCGCAGCGTGTATTAAAGCAGAAACGGGTGTTGGTCCTTCCATCGCGTCTGGTAACCAGATGTGCAAAGGAAACATAGCTGATTTTCCAGCTCCTCCCATGAATATGAGAAGCAGTGCCCAAGTAATTACTGATAATCCCATAAAAGAGGAAGCTCCCCAATTCAAAAGCAACCCTTCTCCTTCTGGATTTACTGCATTTAATGTCTGAAAATCAAAAGTACCAGCGTAATATCCGACGATCAAAATTCCAATCAAGAACCCAAAATCAGCAAATCGAGTTACAATAAAGGCTTTTTTTGCAGCGGCC includes these proteins:
- the nuoL gene encoding NADH-quinone oxidoreductase subunit L, which codes for MNITYIFLIPLIPLAVFLLLGIFNQQIKPAVSGYIGVLGLSISAALSYYTAYQYFFVLGKVEGVYQTFVEKTVWMNFTDTLHIDMGILIDPITVMMLVVVTTISLMVHIYSRGYMKGDNGYTKFFAFLSLFSFSMLGLVLATNLFQIYIFWELVGVSSYLLIGYYYTKTSAVAAAKKAFIVTRFADFGFLIGILIVGYYAGTFDFQTLNAVNPEGEGLLLNWGASSFMGLSVITWALLLIFMGGAGKSAMFPLHIWLPDAMEGPTPVSALIHAATMVVAGVFLVARLFPMYYFVENGFALNVVAYVGAFSSLFAAIIAITQTDIKRVLAFSTMSQIGYMMLALGVSGYNGHEGVGYMASMFHLFTHAMFKALLFLGAGSVIHAVHSNYLKDMGGLRKYMPITNITFLIAALAIAGVPPFAGFWSKDEILVAAFEKNQLLYFVGLFVAGLTAFYMFRLYFGIFWGKETQYKHTPHESPMSMAFPLLFLAFMSIVAGFIPFSEFVTADKIGFEGHLDYTLAAVAVGTGLTGIILAWVFYKKENDLAQKFASGFGVFYKWTYHKFYFDEIYMFVTKKIIFNLISTPIAKFDKKYVDGTMEGIGNKTVLVSQKIKGLQSGRLQDYAMFFVSGVVVIALIFIYLWTK